One part of the Saprospiraceae bacterium genome encodes these proteins:
- a CDS encoding GNAT family N-acetyltransferase gives MNTKYTFRKGNIADLEQIKSITWMAYSQFKNIFSEENFQGWNEILNKDETYLNLFETAVCFVCEKENKIIGSAFLVPHGNPFKWFEADWSYIRLVAVHTEYEGNGIGKKLTQMCIDKAKEMDEKIIALHTSEFQNAARHIYESMGFEKQKEFELYEKKYWIYLLNL, from the coding sequence ATGAATACAAAATACACTTTCAGAAAAGGAAATATTGCTGACCTGGAACAAATAAAAAGTATAACATGGATGGCATACAGTCAATTCAAAAATATTTTCTCTGAAGAAAATTTTCAAGGATGGAATGAGATATTGAACAAGGACGAAACCTATTTAAATTTATTTGAAACTGCTGTGTGTTTTGTTTGTGAAAAAGAAAATAAAATTATTGGTTCTGCATTTTTAGTCCCTCACGGAAATCCATTTAAATGGTTTGAAGCAGATTGGTCGTATATTCGTCTGGTAGCGGTTCACACAGAATATGAAGGAAATGGAATTGGAAAAAAGTTGACGCAAATGTGCATTGACAAAGCAAAAGAAATGGATGAAAAAATAATTGCATTGCACACTTCCGAATTTCAAAATGCAGCACGACACATTTATGAAAGCATGGGTTTTGAAAAGCAAAAAGAATTTGAATTGTACGAAAAGAAATATTGGATATATTTATTGAATTTATAA
- a CDS encoding superoxide dismutase encodes MKILAIEKEIEGVTWDNIEGLLEQEAKYVFQLYLSDNLREIYFTENKNAVLILETVDGKTAKELLDSLPLVKNKKIRFDMMELKPYTGYERIIIK; translated from the coding sequence ATGAAAATACTTGCCATAGAAAAGGAAATTGAAGGAGTAACATGGGACAATATAGAAGGCCTCTTGGAACAAGAAGCAAAGTATGTTTTTCAACTGTATCTTTCGGATAACTTAAGAGAAATCTATTTTACAGAAAATAAAAATGCGGTTTTAATTCTTGAAACGGTGGATGGAAAAACAGCTAAAGAATTGCTTGATTCTTTGCCATTGGTAAAAAACAAAAAGATACGATTTGATATGATGGAGTTGAAACCTTATACCGGCTATGAAAGAATAATAATTAAATAA
- a CDS encoding n-acetylglutamate synthase has translation METYNFNNKTFSLVENSENGKANSETRFEYKQEGNLVTADYFGGSIIYGKIISRLEEDKLIMLYQCLTNQNELKAGKAIALISLVENNKIKLKLNWEWLGDKSEKGVSEYLEN, from the coding sequence ATGGAAACATACAACTTCAATAACAAAACTTTTTCACTCGTTGAAAATTCTGAAAATGGAAAAGCAAATTCTGAAACAAGATTTGAATATAAACAGGAAGGCAATTTAGTTACAGCCGACTATTTTGGTGGAAGTATAATTTATGGAAAAATAATTTCTCGGTTGGAGGAAGATAAACTGATAATGCTTTATCAATGCCTAACAAACCAAAACGAATTAAAGGCAGGAAAAGCCATTGCCTTAATAAGTTTAGTTGAAAATAACAAAATAAAACTCAAATTAAACTGGGAATGGTTGGGCGATAAAAGCGAAAAGGGAGTTTCTGAGTATCTTGAAAATTAA
- a CDS encoding GNAT family N-acetyltransferase, which produces MEKNITYNKATIDDTSTLVDNRILFALELSGEQSQEKTIALRKQMTNYFSKATADNSCISYIAKYNGIVAGIGSVHSREMPGNFKNPSGKWGYIMNMYTVPEFRRKGICKAILEILVEEGKKFGITAFELHATKDGENVYRQEGFIQHNEPTLRKFI; this is translated from the coding sequence ATGGAAAAAAATATTACTTACAACAAAGCCACGATTGATGACACTTCAACATTAGTTGACAACAGAATTTTGTTTGCACTTGAATTATCAGGCGAACAATCGCAGGAAAAAACAATAGCGTTAAGAAAGCAAATGACAAACTATTTTTCAAAAGCTACAGCCGACAATAGCTGCATTTCTTATATAGCAAAATACAATGGAATAGTTGCTGGGATTGGTTCTGTTCATTCTAGAGAAATGCCTGGCAATTTTAAAAATCCATCAGGTAAATGGGGCTATATTATGAATATGTACACAGTTCCCGAATTTAGGAGAAAAGGAATTTGCAAAGCGATATTAGAGATATTAGTTGAAGAGGGAAAAAAGTTTGGTATCACAGCATTTGAATTACATGCCACCAAAGACGGAGAAAATGTTTATAGACAAGAAGGATTTATTCAACACAATGAACCAACATTGAGAAAATTTATTTGA